The following are encoded in a window of Arthrobacter antioxidans genomic DNA:
- the bcp gene encoding thioredoxin-dependent thiol peroxidase: MSQRLVTGAHAPDFTLRDATGEDVTLSSFRGSSVIVYFYPAAATPGCTTEACDFRDNLSSLGAAGYTVLGISPDPAGKLAAFSEKESLTFPLLSDEDHAVAEAYGAWGEKKNYGKTYEGLIRSTVVVDAEGRVAVAQYNVRATGHVAKLRRDLGIDR; the protein is encoded by the coding sequence ATGTCGCAACGACTGGTCACGGGCGCCCACGCCCCCGATTTCACGCTCAGGGATGCCACCGGCGAGGACGTGACGCTGTCCTCCTTCAGGGGCAGCAGCGTCATCGTGTATTTCTACCCCGCCGCTGCCACCCCCGGCTGCACCACCGAGGCCTGCGACTTCCGCGACAACCTCTCCTCCCTCGGTGCCGCCGGGTACACGGTGCTGGGAATCTCGCCGGACCCGGCAGGAAAGCTGGCTGCCTTCTCCGAGAAGGAATCGCTCACCTTCCCCCTGCTCTCGGACGAGGACCACGCCGTCGCGGAGGCCTACGGGGCCTGGGGCGAGAAGAAGAACTACGGGAAGACCTACGAGGGCCTGATCCGCTCCACCGTGGTGGTCGACGCGGAGGGCAGGGTGGCGGTGGCCCAGTACAACGTGCGCGCCACCGGTCACGTCGCGAAGTTGCGGCGCGACCTCGGGATCGACCGGTAG